A region from the Rhodamnia argentea isolate NSW1041297 chromosome 7, ASM2092103v1, whole genome shotgun sequence genome encodes:
- the LOC115734933 gene encoding ribulose-phosphate 3-epimerase, chloroplastic isoform X2, translating into MDGRFVPNITIGPLVVDALRSVTDLPLDVHLMIVEPERRVPDFIKAGADIVSVHCEQSATIHLHRTLDQIKSLGAKAGVVLNPATPLTAVDSVLDVVDLVLIMSVNPGFGGQSFIESQVKKISDLRRLCLEKGVNPWIEVDGGVGPSNAYKVIEAGANAIVAGSAVFKAKDYAEAIRGIKTSKRPAAVAV; encoded by the exons ATGGATGGTCGTTTTGTTCCGAACATTACCATTGGGCCTCTTGTCGTAGATGCCTTGCGCTCTGTGACAGATCTTCCTCTAGATGTGCATTTG ATGATCGTAGAACCTGAACGGCGGGTACCAGATTTCATCAAGGCTGGAGCGGACATAGTTAGTGTCCATTGTGAGCAATCAGCCACCATACACTTGCATCGCACACTTGATCAA ATCAAAAGTCTAGGTGCGAAAGCTGGAGTTGTTCTAAACCCTGCCACGCCACTAACCGCTGTAGACTCTGTCCTCGATG TCGTTGACCTAGTCTTGATCATGTCGGTGAACCCTGGCTTTGGTGGGCAGAGTTTCATTGAGAGCCAAGTAAAGAAAATCTCCGACTTGAGGAGACTCTGCCTAGAGAAG GGCGTTAATCCCTGGATCGAAGTAGATGGCGGAGTTGGCCCATCAAATGCATATAAG GTTATTGAAGCAGGAGCTAATGCCATCGTTGCCGGTTCAGCTGTCTTTAAAGCTAAAGATTATGCTGAAG CTATTAGAGGGATCAAAACTAGCAAGAGACCTGCAGCTGTTGCCGTCTGA
- the LOC115734945 gene encoding photosynthetic NDH subunit of subcomplex B 4, chloroplastic: MADAMRGFTINKPPHLRGHVPKRRLDMNPSSRLLEMRKSKRASLCKVNAFPDWTLMAVLVEQVEGQREFISNKSIWHLSDKALKNVYTFYIMFTCWGCLFFGSTKDPYYDSEEYRKDGGDGTGHWMYEKQEDIEESARAELWREELIEEIEQKVGGLRELEEAGRK, from the exons ATGGCGGATGCAATGAGGGGCTTCACCATCAACAAACCGCCGCACCTTCGCGGTCACGTCCCAAAGAGAAGATTGGACATGAACCCATCTTCAAGACTG CTTGAAATGAGGAAGAGCAAAAGGGCCTCTCTGTGTAAAGTGAATGCCTTTCCAGATTGGACTCTGATGGCGGTTTTAGTCGAGCAGGTTGAAGGCCAGAGGGAATTCATTAGCAACAAATCAATATGGCACCTCAGTGATAAGGCCCTGAAGAATGTTT ATACTTTCTACATCATGTTCACTTGTTGGGGATGCTTGTTCTTTGGCTCCACAAAA GATCCGTACTATGATTCGGAAGAATACAGGAAAGATGGAGGAGATGGTACTGGTCACTGGATGTATGAGAAG CAAGAAGACATTGAAGAATCAGCTAGAGCAGAGCTATGGCGCGAGGAGTTGATCGAGGAGATTGAACAAAAAGTAGGAGGGCTTCGAGAGCTGGAAGAAGCTGGAAGAAAATAA
- the LOC115734933 gene encoding ribulose-phosphate 3-epimerase, chloroplastic isoform X1 has translation MSSSSSLCSSTTLQSRTSVNGEGLKLQSPTLYQPSSLTFTRRRVQTVVKATARVDKFSKSDIIVSPSILSANFAKLGEQVKAVDVAGCDWIHVDVMDGRFVPNITIGPLVVDALRSVTDLPLDVHLMIVEPERRVPDFIKAGADIVSVHCEQSATIHLHRTLDQIKSLGAKAGVVLNPATPLTAVDSVLDVVDLVLIMSVNPGFGGQSFIESQVKKISDLRRLCLEKGVNPWIEVDGGVGPSNAYKVIEAGANAIVAGSAVFKAKDYAEAIRGIKTSKRPAAVAV, from the exons atgtcgtcatcttcttcgttgTGTTCTTCGACGACACTCCAGTCTCGGACCAGCGTAAACGGTGAGGGTCTTAAGCTTCAAAGTCCAACTCTTTATCAACCCAGTTCGCTCACCTTCACAAG GAGAAGGGTCCAAACTGTCGTGAAGGCGACCGCACGAGTAGATAAATTCTCGAAAAGCGACATCATCGTCTCTCCATCTATCCTCTCAGCAAATTTCGCTAAACTAGGAGAACAG GTAAAAGCAGTGGATGTGGCGGGTTGCGACTGGATCCATGTCGATGTCATGGATGGTCGTTTTGTTCCGAACATTACCATTGGGCCTCTTGTCGTAGATGCCTTGCGCTCTGTGACAGATCTTCCTCTAGATGTGCATTTG ATGATCGTAGAACCTGAACGGCGGGTACCAGATTTCATCAAGGCTGGAGCGGACATAGTTAGTGTCCATTGTGAGCAATCAGCCACCATACACTTGCATCGCACACTTGATCAA ATCAAAAGTCTAGGTGCGAAAGCTGGAGTTGTTCTAAACCCTGCCACGCCACTAACCGCTGTAGACTCTGTCCTCGATG TCGTTGACCTAGTCTTGATCATGTCGGTGAACCCTGGCTTTGGTGGGCAGAGTTTCATTGAGAGCCAAGTAAAGAAAATCTCCGACTTGAGGAGACTCTGCCTAGAGAAG GGCGTTAATCCCTGGATCGAAGTAGATGGCGGAGTTGGCCCATCAAATGCATATAAG GTTATTGAAGCAGGAGCTAATGCCATCGTTGCCGGTTCAGCTGTCTTTAAAGCTAAAGATTATGCTGAAG CTATTAGAGGGATCAAAACTAGCAAGAGACCTGCAGCTGTTGCCGTCTGA
- the LOC115734941 gene encoding 2-hydroxy-palmitic acid dioxygenase MPO1-like produces MGIKGVFDLEKQYAFYGAYHRHRVNVLMHTLFVWPLFFSFLVLFYFTPPICSLFFIAPPKCFLTSHGLLLNFGFFLALLYAVTYVCLDRKAGSLAALLCLACWVGSSLLAQQLGFSLAWKFFLASQVICWAGQSIGHGVFEKRAPSDNMAQAFVMAPFFVLLEVLQTTCGYEPYPGFNRGVTGKIEAEIEQWQSKTPSKKAA; encoded by the exons ATGGGGATCAAGGGCGTGTTCGATCTCGAGAAGCAGTACGCGTTCTACGGCGCGTACCACCGCCACCGGGTGAACGTCCTGATGCACACCCTCTTCGTGTGGccgctcttcttctccttcctcgtcCTCTTCTACTTCACCCCTCCCATCTGCAGCCTCTTCTTCATCGCCCCTCCCAAGTGCTTCTTGACCAGCCACGGCCTGCTCCTCAACTTCGGCTTCTTCCTCGCACTGTTGTACGCCGTCACCTACGTGTGCCTGGACCGGAAAGCCGGGTCTCTGGCCGCTCTGCTCTGCTTGGCCTGCTGGGTCGGCTCGAGCCTGCTCGCGCAGCAGCTCGGCTTCTCTCTGGCGTGGAAG TTCTTTCTGGCGTCGCAAGTGATATGTTGGGCCGGTCAGTCCATAGGTCACGGAGTGTTTGAG AAACGAGCCCCCTCGGACAACATGGCGCAAGCATTCGTGATGGCTCCTTTCTTCGTACTGCTCGAG GTTCTGCAGACAACCTGTGGGTACGAGCCATATCCAGGGTTCAACCGAGGCGTGACAGGGAAGATAGAGGCCGAAATCGAGCAGTGGCAGAGCAAGACACCGAGCAAGAAGGCCGCTTAG